From a region of the Candidatus Hydrogenedentota bacterium genome:
- a CDS encoding cellulase family glycosylhydrolase yields MKLRIVALTCCAAAGGFLCELEGHAATALGRISVEKAPGEPGRFFFRDTGATFHPKGFNHTVLEHGGSGWHATFNAGVYDPESLENTLAAMRTAGANTVRVWAWGVQKAGGFTDAPADLNPAYLDNFLDFLRRAARHDLRVIAILDETPQGPHYRATADAASRASGMPPLRGHNGQYLDAGLIAAKRACAADFVRHIRECAPELLPAVLAWSLANEVCVTFTAEPFSNTQGTVTTCTGKSYDMADRGQRQACYDESILTWANEIASGIKTIDPDALVTAGMWTADAHGRAPNNGLWPDDRDPRIPPRPSVLAGPGCRLDFIDVHVYPWDGTARIRRDAHERDAVMAGHIPAIVGEYGVFKDRQIGETRTMLREMVRQAYALGYIGDLHWVWDLTRVSGQTWSAVEEGLAPFLMQLPRRQ; encoded by the coding sequence TTGAAACTGCGCATCGTCGCGTTGACGTGCTGCGCTGCAGCAGGCGGCTTCCTCTGCGAGTTGGAGGGCCACGCCGCCACGGCGCTCGGGCGCATCTCCGTCGAAAAAGCGCCCGGCGAGCCGGGCCGCTTCTTCTTCCGCGACACCGGCGCAACGTTTCATCCAAAGGGCTTTAACCACACCGTTCTCGAACATGGCGGCTCCGGGTGGCACGCCACGTTCAATGCCGGTGTATACGACCCCGAGTCGCTGGAAAACACCTTGGCAGCCATGAGAACCGCCGGCGCAAACACGGTTCGTGTCTGGGCCTGGGGCGTACAGAAGGCCGGCGGCTTCACGGACGCCCCCGCGGACCTCAACCCGGCCTACCTGGACAACTTCCTGGATTTCCTGCGCCGCGCCGCGCGGCATGACCTCCGCGTTATCGCCATCCTCGACGAAACACCGCAAGGCCCCCACTATCGCGCGACCGCGGACGCGGCGTCCCGGGCATCCGGGATGCCACCTTTGCGTGGACATAACGGACAGTACCTGGACGCCGGCCTGATCGCGGCGAAACGCGCGTGCGCCGCCGACTTCGTTCGGCATATCCGCGAATGCGCCCCCGAACTACTGCCTGCCGTGCTGGCTTGGTCGCTCGCCAACGAGGTGTGCGTCACCTTCACCGCCGAACCGTTCAGCAACACGCAAGGCACGGTAACAACCTGTACGGGCAAGAGCTACGACATGGCGGATCGCGGCCAGCGTCAAGCCTGTTACGATGAGAGCATCCTGACCTGGGCAAACGAGATTGCCTCAGGCATCAAGACGATCGACCCGGATGCATTGGTCACTGCGGGCATGTGGACCGCCGACGCGCACGGCCGCGCGCCGAACAACGGTCTCTGGCCCGATGACAGGGACCCCCGTATCCCGCCCCGGCCGTCCGTGCTTGCCGGACCCGGCTGCCGACTCGACTTCATTGACGTGCACGTCTATCCCTGGGACGGTACGGCCAGAATCCGCCGGGACGCGCATGAGCGCGACGCGGTCATGGCGGGGCATATCCCCGCTATCGTTGGCGAGTACGGCGTGTTCAAAGACAGGCAGATCGGTGAAACACGCACGATGCTGCGGGAAATGGTTCGACAAGCCTATGCCTTGGGCTACATCGGCGACCTGCACTGGGTCTGGGACCTCACCCGCGTGTCCGGTCAGACTTGGTCCGCGGTGGAAGAAGGCCTTGCACCCTTTCTCATGCAACTCCCTCGCCGACAATGA
- a CDS encoding PilZ domain-containing protein → MEVIAGRTDSDPESRESRKRERRRVIRQQCRVHIELIVRCSLGAGNEWSVNTIDVKGKLLDLSNDGAMVFTKDAFIDNQELRVTLFLPDESPVVTLAAVRWCKPLHDKGGHASGIRFRNTSPKGVVSIEHFLERLFAGEFVSE, encoded by the coding sequence ATGGAAGTCATCGCGGGACGCACCGACAGTGATCCAGAATCAAGGGAAAGCCGTAAACGGGAACGGCGCCGGGTAATCCGGCAACAATGCCGGGTACACATCGAACTCATTGTGCGTTGTTCGCTGGGCGCCGGCAACGAGTGGAGCGTCAACACTATCGACGTCAAGGGCAAACTCCTTGACCTGAGCAACGACGGGGCAATGGTGTTCACGAAAGACGCGTTCATAGACAATCAGGAACTGCGCGTCACGTTGTTTCTGCCCGATGAATCCCCCGTGGTCACTCTCGCGGCTGTTCGATGGTGCAAGCCCCTTCACGACAAGGGCGGCCACGCTTCGGGCATCCGTTTTCGCAACACGTCGCCCAAGGGCGTGGTCTCCATCGAACACTTTCTCGAACGGCTGTTCGCGGGCGAATTCGTGAGCGAGTAA
- a CDS encoding carboxypeptidase regulatory-like domain-containing protein, whose translation WLDAAVEAGRQTTLNIDIEPSEGVIEGLITFPEVYRKARIVVLEGNVPGLDNDFEFKCRMRAETSESIHQSGSYQIESLPPGVYTLFACCYNRRDGVEAPETPEAWSVVVLEDGQVLQHDIELAEFVAE comes from the coding sequence TGGCTGGACGCGGCCGTGGAAGCGGGGCGCCAGACCACGCTGAACATTGACATCGAGCCCTCGGAAGGCGTAATCGAGGGCCTTATTACCTTTCCGGAGGTCTATCGGAAAGCGCGCATTGTCGTGCTGGAAGGCAACGTGCCCGGCCTCGACAACGATTTCGAATTCAAGTGCCGCATGCGCGCGGAAACGAGTGAATCCATCCATCAGAGCGGCAGCTACCAGATAGAGTCTCTGCCGCCGGGCGTCTATACGCTTTTTGCCTGCTGCTACAATCGCCGGGACGGTGTTGAGGCGCCAGAAACACCCGAAGCCTGGTCGGTCGTCGTGTTGGAGGATGGTCAAGTACTCCAGCATGACATCGAACTCGCGGAGTTTGTCGCGGAATAG